A region from the Rosa rugosa chromosome 6, drRosRugo1.1, whole genome shotgun sequence genome encodes:
- the LOC133713369 gene encoding uncharacterized protein LOC133713369: MDESKDKGAAGEIVAGAVGSQGQVSEEGGPCNGDDLMVEVFGSNVYVGGVCTSGGGDEEDKEVGREESVEVDMGSGRNAGSVGGDGGEAGSGGKVESVEERRGVVAVEEVGVVVREESLKGAGAAAVAGSAGGETQVVDVEKAEKERKQIGGLLEEVFGRGIMDGGKQKKKVVDGGADLKVQKVSVADDEVRNPGIDTVAASSSETVENSCVRTRVVEKAPVVSEEGSSPKPLNGQRQVSAGGGDVSGTDKGDTVTSEVAGVEIGKIDESNSVGKQQVKIESLGGNVHTHINLPAHTVASSLPAKVVPVGEIAVTDGEDLLNSEKDHLKLEESVENMFHDIAQVGSNTSSLPAKLHPGCIDREGLLNFESHRHLKPEEIVDKNMVHDMAQVELNGGQEMEVDNQVNDAEHGELVSGNDQNSKIEKSCMNSVGKDQKLKFEESLNNSVTTDHAQSKTNVVHEVEVTEADMDGLYGESLDMEVDRDASHREQPKPSEEKIVIQEAMQPESSEIVPQLRYELPQKNEGTFSVSDLVWGKVKSHPWWPGQIFDFMAASEKAMKHHKKDCFLVAYFGDRTFAWNEVSSLKPFRSYFSQAEKQCNSETFHKAVNCVLEEVSRRVELGLSCSCIPKDVYEKIRFQIIENAGICHESSRVDGVDESASASSFESDKLLKYVKALARFPSGGSDKLELVIAKAHLLAFFRLKGYCSLPEFQFCGDLLESKTDNSLSGDKTCPGEITEHATYIGKDDKKTGPEIEELKSSTSHKRKHNLREGAYAKMKERSLSELMGGETGSPDGNDWLDAKALPSSGKRRKGAEYQAADLATQDGRKAVSHSTVSNTTPSPKPSFKIGECIQRAASQLSGSTIVKSSTDRPAVQGSDVPFQSSDDTLRGVNNTTKYSSLDELLSQLRSAAEEPLKEYNSLSTIVNFFSDFRNSVVVGQRSGVVLSVVDKVGGKKRKSNSVHGLPETFEFDDMNDTYWTDMVIQNGGEEQASRKRKTKYQPVILGQPEKPPQMGRRPYTRKKFSQGSQDLPPEKPVGYVDENAPAELVMSFSEVSSIPSETNLNKMFKRFGPLKEYETEVDRESSRARVVFKRCSDAEVACNSAGKFNIFGQITVNYQLNYTPSQLNYTPSITFGASTSAAAQDQEVQLVFPSHDHEMHLDLSTHDQMQLDLSTHDQMQLDLSTHDHMQLDLSTHDEMQLDLSTFEVNLV, from the coding sequence ATGGACGAAAGCAAAGACAAGGGTGCTGCTGGTGAAATTGTAGCTGGGGCTGTTGGGAGTCAGGGTCAGGTTAGTGAGGAAGGTGGGCCTTGTAATGGGGATGATCTAATGGTGGAGGTTTTCGGGTCTAATGTATATGTGGGTGGAGTTTGTACTAGTGGGGGAGGGGATGAGGAGGATAAGGAGGTGGGTCGTGAGGAGTCGGTTGAGGTTGATATGGGTTCGGGAAGGAATGCGGGGTCTGTGGGTGGAGATGGTGGTGAAGCGGGTTCGGGTGGGAAGGTAGAGTCGGTGGAAGAAAGAAGGGGAGTGGTTGCGGTGGAGGAGGTAGGGGTGGTGGTTAGGGAGGAGAGTTTGAAGGGAGCAGGGGCAGCTGCTGTTGCTGGCTCGGCTGGTGGAGAAACACAGGTAGTTGATGTTGAGAAAGctgaaaaagaaaggaaacaaATTGGAGGACTTCTGGAGGAAGTTTTTGGGCGAGGGATTATGGATGGTgggaaacaaaaaaagaaggtaGTTGATGGTGGGGCTGATTTGAAGGTACAGAAAGTTAGTGTTGCAGATGATGAAGTCAGGAATCCTGGAATTGACACTGTAGCTGCAAGTTCTTCGGAAACAGTGGAGAATTCTTGTGTTCGGACCCGAGTTGTGGAAAAAGCTCCAGTTGTCAGTGAAGAAGGTTCGAGTCCCAAACCCTTGAATGGACAAAGGCAAGTATCTGCTGGTGGTGGTGATGTTTCAGGCACGGACAAAGGAGATACTGTGACTTCCGAAGTTGCAGGTGTAGAGATTGGTAAAATTGATGAAAGTAATTCAGTAGGAAAACAGCAGGTTAAGATTGAGTCGCTAGGTGGAAACGTCCATACTCACATCAATCTACCTGCACATACAGTTGCTTCGTCCCTGCCAGCTAAAGTAGTTCCTGTAGGTGAAATTGCTGTAACAGATGGAGAGGATCTCTTGAATTCTGAAAAAGATCATTTGAAATTAGAAGAGAGTGTAGAGAACATGTTTCATGATATTGCTCAGGTTGGATCAAATACTTCATCTCTGCCAGCAAAACTTCATCCTGGATGCATAGATCGAGAGGgtcttttgaattttgaaagtcaTCGGCACTTGAAACCCGAAGAGATTGTAGACAAGAACATGGTCCATGATATGGCCCAGGTTGAATTAAATGGAGGACAAGAAATGGAAGTGGACAACCAAGTTAATGATGCTGAACATGGTGAGTTAGTTTCAGGAAATGATCAGAAttcaaaaattgagaaatcATGCATGAACTCTGTTGGGAAGGATCAAAAGTTGAAGTTTGAAGAGAGTTTAAACAATAGTGTGACCACTGACCATGCTCAGTCCAAGACCAATGTTGTACATGAGGTTGAGGTAACTGAAGCTGATATGGATGGTTTATATGGAGAAAGCCTAGACATGGAAGTGGACAGAGATGCTAGTCATAGAGAACAACCAAAACCCAGTGAAGAGAAAATTGTTATTCAAGAAGCTATGCAGCCTGAAAGCTCTGAAATAGTGCCTCAGCTTAGATATGAGCTGCCACAAAAAAATGAAGGTACATTTTCTGTCTCAGATTTAGTTTGGGGTAAAGTGAAGAGCCATCCATGGTGGCCTGGACAGATATTTGATTTTATGGCTGCATCTGAGAAGGCAATGAAACATCATAAGAAGGACTGTTTTTTGGTAGCATATTTTGGGGACCGAACATTTGCTTGGAATGAAGTATCTAGTTTAAAGCCTTTCCGATCTTATTTCTCCCAGGCAGAGAAGCAGTGCAATTCAGAAACATTCCACAAAGCTGTCAATTGTGTTCTGGAAGAAGTTTCAAGGCGTGTAGAATTGGGTCTATCATGCTCATGCATACCAAAAGATGTTTATGAAaagatcagattccagattatTGAAAATGCTGGGATATGCCATGAATCGAGTAGAGTGGACGGAGTAGATGAATCTGCAAGTGCAAGTTCATTTGAATCTGATAAACTACTTAAATATGTAAAAGCTTTAGCACGGTTCCCCTCTGGCGGCAGTGACAAATTAGAACTTGTCATTGCCAAGGCTCATTTGCTGGCATTTTTTCGTTTAAAGGGTTATTGTAGTTTGCCTGAATTCCAGTTTTGTGGAGATTTGTTGGAGAGTAAAACAGATAATTCGCTCTCTGGGGACAAAACATGTCCAGGTGAAATTACTGAGCATGCGACTTATATTGGGAAGGATGATAAGAAGACTGGACCGGAGATTGAGGAACTCAAGTCTAGCACTTCTCATAAACGCAAACATAATCTAAGAGAAGGAGCGTATGctaaaatgaaagaaagaagcCTGTCAGAATTAATGGGTGGCGAAACAGGTTCGCCAGATGGTAATGATTGGTTGGATGCGAAGGCTTTGCCATCATCTGGCAAGAGACGGAAGGGTGCTGAGTATCAGGCTGCTGATTTAGCCACACAAGATGGGAGGAAAGCTGTTTCCCATTCAACAGTTTCAAACACAACACCTTCACCAAAACCATCGTTTAAGATTGGTGAATGTATCCAGAGAGCTGCTAGCCAGCTATCAGGGTCTACTATAGTGAAGAGCAGCACTGACAGACCTGCTGTGCAGGGATCTGATGTTCCCTTCCAGAGTTCTGATGATACTCTTAGAGGAGTGAATAATACAACAAAGTACTCATCTCTAGATGAATTGCTGTCACAACTTCGGTCAGCAGCAGAAGAACCTCTGAAGGAATACAATTCCTTGAGTACTATTGTCAATTTCTTCTCTGATTTTAGGAATTCTGTGGTTGTTGGCCAGAGATCTGGGGTGGTGCTTTCAGTTGTAGACAAAGTTGGTGGTAAAAAGAGGAAGTCAAATTCTGTGCATGGGTTACCTGAGACTTTTGAATTTGATGATATGAATGACACTTATTGGACAGACATGGTAATCCAAAATGGTGGAGAAGAGCAAGCATCACGGAAAAGAAAAACGAAGTATCAACCTGTCATCCTTGGGCAACCAGAAAAGCCCCCTCAAATGGGTCGCAGGCCATACACCAGGAAGAAGTTTTCTCAAGGGAGTCAAGATTTGCCTCCGGAGAAACCTGTTGGCTATGTGGATGAGAATGCACCAGCAGAACTTGTAATGAGCTTCTCTGAGGTGAGCTCTATTCCTTCAGAAACAAACCTGAATAAAATGTTCAAGCGCTTTGGACCTCTGAAGGAATATGAAACAGAAGTTGATAGGGAGAGCAGCCGTGCTAGAGTTGTTTTTAAGAGATGTTCTGATGCCGAAGTTGCTTGCAATAGTGCTGGGAAATTCAACATCTTTGGACAGATCACTGTAAATTACCAGCTCAACTATACTCCCTCTCAGCTCAACTACACGCCATCTATTACGTTCGGTGCATCTACCAGTGCTGCAGCCCAGGATCAGGAAGTGCAACTTGTTTTCCCCTCCCATGATCATGAGATGCATCTTGATCTCTCCACCCATGACCAGATGCAGCTTGATCTTTCCACCCATGACCAGATGCAGCTTGACCTTTCCACCCATGACCACATGCAGCTTGACCTTTCAACCCAT